AAATTctaactgatcaagtggacaagtGGTTCCAGATGAATACTCAATTAATAACACTTGATCAGTTGCCCCcccttttttttcaattctttatttcctaagtttttaaaactaataatacGAAAAATGTTTACACTAACTACCAATGACTTGACTAAGTGCCCTTAggacgtcacttgatcagtttgtagGTGTAGAAATtagttgcttgatcaagcagactacccaagaGTACTCAGTCACTCCTTATACCTGTTTCTACCGGCGAGAGTTAGGCATGAGCAGTGGAATGTCGTACACCACACACACCTCCATTCCATCTCTGTATGGCTTTTCCCTATGCCCATTCACCAGAAAGGAAGAAGAATCAGGTTCGCTTCCTTGGTGTTCGATCTCTCCATTCGCTCGCATGGCGATGATGGTATAGGGGCCTGTCCACCTTGACCtcagcttcccaggcatcaacttgagcctTGACTGGAATAGCAGCACCTTCTGGCCCACCTTGAGCTCCTTCTTGCGAAGGTTCTTGTAATGCCACATTTTGTCTTCTCttttataccacatggcagagttGTAAGCGTCAAGGCGGAGCTCCTCAAGCTCTTGCAGCTGCATTCTCCTTTCTTCAGCACCAGACTCGGCATTCAGATTCATCTCTTTGATCGCCCAGAATACTTGATGCTCGACTCCCACAGGAAAATAGCACATCTTCCCTAATACCAGCCAGTAAGGGGACATTCCGATCGGCGTCTTGAAAGCGGTCCTGTAAGCCCAAAGCGCGTCTTCCAGTCGACGGCTCCAATCTTTCCTCGTGGGGTTTGCTGTCTTCTCCAAGATCGCCTTGATCTCTTTGTTCGACACTTCAGCCTGGCCATTTGACTGCGGGTGGTAAGGTGTGGACAGTCGGTGGTGTATGCCATATTTCCTCATCAAAGCTTCGATGGTCCTGTTGACGAAATGAGCcccttgatcagagatgatgGCTCGCGGTACCCCGTACCGGGtaaaaatgtttgattttaagaacttggccacctacCTGGACTCACACGTCCTCGTCGCCTTCGCCCCTATCCAattggacacatagtccactgcCACCAGAATATGGAGATTGCTTTCAGAAGATGGGAAGGGTCCCATGAAGTTCATTCCCCACACATCCAATATTTCGCATACTATTGTGGGGATCTGTGGCATCTCATCTTTtgcagaaattcctccagtcaGCTGCCATCTGGGGCATCTCTTGCTAAACTCGTATGCGTCTTTATGGATGGAGGGCCAGTAAAAATCGTTGTCCAGTACCTTCCTCGCTGTCTTCTTTGGCCCGAAGTGACCGCCACAAGCTAGTGCATGGCAGTGGACCAACACGTCATCTTGTTCCCAATCTGGTGTGCAACGTCGGATGACTTGATCCGCCCCCAGCTTCCACAAGTATggatcatcccaatagaagtatcgggAGTCGCTTTTGAGTTTCTGCTTCTGTGCTCTCGTGGCTTCATCATTTCCGGGCAACTCGCCCGTCACCGGATAGTTAGCCTTgtccgcaaaccatggctccttATGCCTGTGTTGGATCTCCCTCCCTCGGTCAGCTTGATCAATCCTCTCAGCTCGGTTGATCCACTGAAGGCTGGACGTTGACTTGATCAGGTATAAATGATCCTCAAGGAAGGCGTCAGAGATGGCTTCCCCATTATCTTCTTGCATGATTCGACTTAAGTGATTAGCCACTGTATTCTCGCTTCCCTTCTTGTCGACCGCCTCCCAGTCGAACTCTTGTAGAAGGAGGACCCACCTAATCAAGCGCGACTTTGACTCTTTCTTTGCTATGAGGTATTTGATAGCCGCATGGTCTGTGTAGACAATCACCTTTGCACACAATAGGTAAGGTCTGAACTTCTCGAAGGCATAAACCACTGACAACATCTCCTTCTCGGTCGTATAGTCATTCTTCTGcgcttgatttagagtctttGAGGCGTAGAAGATAACATAACTCTTTCCGTTGATCTTTTGACCCAAGACCGCCCCTATTGCATAGTCTCttgcatcgcacatcacctcgaagGGGTGACTCCAGTCGGGGGTGCGTATGATCGGAGAGCTGATCAGTCTGTCCTTCAACAGCTGGAAGGCGGCCTTCCAGGCATTAGAAAACTCGAACTCCACATTGTTCTGGAGTAGCCTTGTCAGGGGCTGGGCTATCTTCGCAAAATCTATGATAAATTGCCTGTAAAATCCCGCGTGGCCCAAGAAATCCCCGATCTtcttctgattcgtcgggtatgGGAGTTTTGCTATAACtgccactttggcttgatccacttCTATCCCTCTGCTTGACACCACATGGCCCAGGACTATTTCTAcagtgaccatgaaatgacatttttcaaaattttgaaccAAGTCCTTTTGCCGGCACCTTTCCAACACTTTGTTCAGGCTATTTAGCCCTTGATCAAATGTGTCCCCATAGACggtaaaatcgtccatgaagattTATATGCAATCCTCCAACAAAtcagagaagatgctcatcatgcatctttggaaagttCCTGGGGCGTTGCagaggccaaacggcatccttctgtaGGCGTAGGTGCCGAAAGGGCAGGTGAACGTGGTCTTCTCTTGGTTCACCGTGATCTGGAAGTAGCCACTGTACCCATCAAGGAAGCTGAAATATTGCTTCCCCGCTAATTTCtcaagcatctggtcaatgaatggcagagggaagtgatccttctttgTGGCCGCGTtcaacttcctataatcgatgcacattctcataCGAACCGGACTGACCCAGTTGGAATCAGTGATTGGCCGTGTTGgaatcaactcatttttctcattttttatgaCCTGTATTCCTCCCTTCTTCGGCCCCATACGAACCGGACTGACCCAGTTGCTATCCGGGATGGAGTAGATGATCCCTATGGATACTAGCTTGACTATCTCCTTgagcacctcttccctcatgttggggttgagtttgcATTGCTGGTCATGATGAGGTTTGATTCCTTCTTCCAATCTGatatggtgcatgcataaaTCTGGGCTGATGCCCACCAGATCTGTCAACTTCCACCCGATGGCCTTTTGATTTCGCCTCAATACTTCCAGCAATTTATCTTCCTTCCCCTGGTTCAACTGACTGTTGATGATAATTGGCATTGTTTCGTCTTCCCCCAGATAGGCGTACTTTAAATATGCTGGAAGTGGCTTTAACTCATTCGAGGGTTTCGGCATTTCAGTAGGCAGAGGATTCTATTCCATTTCTCTTTTCAGTGGCTTGCCCTGATCAGGCAGCTTCTCGAGGCTAGACACTTGAGCGATCCCGCTTGACCCAGCTGGTCTCGGTCGCTCGCAAAAACCCATCACCGCTTTCGCGATGGTTTGATCATCCATTTCACCGACGTTCATGGCTTCATACCATTCTGCGACTTCTCTCTCAATTTCTTCATCCACAGTGAATCTGCGAACTGTCTATGCAAGAATTCCTCCTCCAGATACTCCTGCACTAGCGGCTCAGTCACGTCCACTGAATACACATTTTCACTGTCTGACGGCCGCTTCATCGCTTCTCCGTTGAAATCCAAGCTTTTCATCCCATTACGAACGTCTATTATAGTACTGGCTGTCGACAGGAACGGTCTTCCCAACAGGACTCCACTGGACTCCTTCGCTGCTGGCTCTGTCATCTTGATGACGAAGAAGTCAGCTGGGTACAAAAAGTTGTTTACCTTCACGATTACATCTTCCAGAATTCCTTCCAGGTGAATGCAAGATCTGTCGGCTAGCTGTATCACGATGTCGGTGTTGACCAGCTTAGCCTCTCCCAGCTTTTTGTAAATAGCATACGGCAGAACGTTGATAGATGCCCCTAAATCGCACATGGCGTGTTCCACTTGAATATCTCCGATCGAAATCGGGAGTGTGAACATCTCTGGGTCGGTTTTCTTTGAGGGAAGGTCGCTCCTCTGGATCACTGCAGAGACATTCTCTTCTGTGATCATTCTCCCATCTTCATTGACCTTCCCTGCCAGGTAGTCTTTGATAAACTTGCTGATCGGGGGCATCTTCAACGCCATCAGGAGTGGCACCTTGACTTCTATCTCTTTGAACATACTGGCCACATCGATTGTGGCGTCTTTCTTCCTGGTCACCATTCCGCGGTATGGATACGGCTTGACCTTCTCAGCTTCTTCTCCTTGACTTTCTCCTAGGGTCTCGCCTTCCATTTTCGCTTTCCCTTTATCTCTTCCTCTGGCTTGATCAACTCCACTggactcttcttcttcttggtggCTTGGTCCAAGCATAGACACTAGGGAAACCGCAGGTGGGCTGGGGCTCTGGTATATCTTCCCCGACCTCAGGGAGACTTCGCTTATATTCTCACGCCCAGGCTGCTGCACCATGGAAGGGATTTTCCATTCGTTCCCTCTTAGCTCTCCCAGCGACATGGCAACTTGAGATTACTGTTTTGTAAGCATGTCCAGCGCTGCCCTCTGCTCcaattaacactcgctttgcgcgataaactgatcaagtagcatacattttacccatAAACCGATACACGAAATATGCCTTATCACAGTGCATCACATAATCTAGCTTAAAAGTACCACTTTATTCATGCTCTGGGTCAGCTTTCTAACCTCTCTTGAACACATAATTATGACATTTGATGAAAAAGACGTATAAGAATGGTTGTACTGGAAGGTTATAAAAGAAACACTAATTCCCTGAAATgaacataatataaaataaataaataaaacaaagtcaAAACAACGACATTCGCTATTTATAAGCGTTTAAAAACCTTAGAAACTCAAaagaaataaaacgaaaaccagaaattaaaagtaaacaaaaaaaaagtaaattgtCTTTTTTGCCCAATAAACGAAATGGCCAAAATCTATCGTCCATTATTGCAACTTATCGCCATGGATTTGATTTCTAAGCTCGATTCTCAAACGCCATTTAAATTTCAAGCCATTCCCGACGTCCATTGCTGGGTTCCATCAACTTGTAAGTTGATTGGTATGatgaaatgaagaaataaatccttgtttgataaaaaaaaacgaCGGATAAACCTACAGAACGAAAAGAATTGCTCTCTAGTATTATGTGCgctataaaatgaatttttgtcGCAAAATTTAGTGACATAATTAATTTgagggagtaaaaaatttacTAACACTTATATATGAAAAAGcatatacatgcatcatatatgTAACTAAACTTTTtgttactaaaaaaataaagcatATACACGTTCAATTGGTGTCACTAAAATTGTTCTAAACAATTTTATTGTAGTGTGAgcaaatattatactccctccactACCTGTTATGTGtcataatttttcattttagttttcaatttttcattttagttttctcTATTTAATTGTGTcacttcattttattatttttaataatagatttcacattctactaacacattttacttatattttattataatatgaatatataaaagtagaattcACATTTCACtgatatttttaattatcttttctttatatttcttgaaATGTGTGTCAAgtcaaaatcagtttgaacggaggaagtataaatttgaatttgttaaatactccctccgtcccgggctactcgctcctttccttttcagcacggagattaaggaatgagtgtataggaaagtcaaaaatgacggctgtaggtgaaaatttttactaaaaatggaaagagtgcaagtaacttgggacatccaaaaagaaaataagtgcgagtagtgcgggacggagggagtattagtttttcTTAATGTAAATCATGTATTGTTCCATAATCTTCCCTTTATCTCTAAGGCATGCCATTACATTGTAAACACGAAGGACTAttgtaagaaaaaaaaagaactgTTTTACATGAATGCAtatgtagtactagtataatacAGATACATTTCCTGCAGACTGGGCCACATGATCACATCAAAAAAAATCAAGATAActtgtactagtatataaaGACGACAAATGCACATTTTGCACATTGTAGTCGTAATGTACAAATAAATGTCTTATTCgtttaatactccttccgtcccactgaagatgacccacttttctttttagtttttctcatttaagatgactcattcctaaaaataaaaactcatttatctctactttattctccctctCATTTTATTCTCCCTAcctaacacaaaataaaactgcataaaatctcgtgccgcccaaggaaggggtcatcatcattgggacggagggagtactatacaataattttattgaaTAGCACTAGTGTTAAATAATTGAATAGCTTTATTGTTtaaatataggagtatttaatttCTCACTAATTCTATGCTTCATAATTACTCACCATTCCatctaagttgagtcaaaaatTTTCAgaacggagattaagaaattgtgttgagaaataggagagatgaataaaatatgaaagataaagagagagtaaagtaattgatggaataaagtaagagcgattggctattttattttttgtcaaaaaaggaaacgactcaacttaattggaaCATCTACAAAGGAATACAACTCACTTAGTTTAgaaagagggagagggagtaaCATTTATTACCAACATTAgaagtttcaaaattttatatgCAGGTTGCAATTAAAAACCAAAATATATTGTAGGATATTCAacacataaaattagaaaaagtcaaacaaataaaaacatgaagTTAAGAGACAAGATCAAGTAAATAGCGAATATTATGTACTTCAAAAACAATGAATCCACTGAGCAGAAAACTACTTGATAATCAACATGTTAAATGCAAAAAAGACTAATATTTTGTAAAAGTTGGTAGAATTAGTATTCCAAACTCTAAGGATATTCATAATACATCCCATAAAAACCAAGCTCCAACCCCATTTTTTATCCGTCACGTCAGCTTTTCTCATTTTAGTACCAACACCTGCAACGCATTCAGCTCGTCAAAACCTTAATGATCGAAAAAGAATTAAAGACAAAAAACTCAAGGGTaaagaaccctaattttcaaAAAGAATTAAAGACAAAAAACTCAAGGGTAAAGACTTAGTTTCCTGTCTTCTGCACTTGTCCTCTTTatataaaatttgtattttgGATCAAATCAAGGATCTATGGAAGATTGAATTTGGGCCACATTACAcactttcactaattaaatcaGAAAACAATTTTATTCATGCgcaaacttaaatattattatcattcactatagatataatattgactgctCGTCCAAACCGAAATTAAGGGTATTCTGGGACTTCCTCTTTAATAAATCATTTCTCTtgttaaatatatgaatattcattgattaatatcaagtctgctaCATGACTCTTACTAATTAATCTCTTTTTCTAAGAGTGGTCTAGTTCATAAaccttatttattattcatggaataaattcaaagtgtatagatttataaataataaaacattttccAAATATTTCTTGGGGCTATTATTATACTGGACTCTCATAACACATGATTCATtacaataacaatactagcacacAATTCATAAGCAAATACACATTGTCACAAAATATTCTTTCTcataaatatgataaaaatggATAAAGAGTTATTACATTATACAAGTATTTTTGATGTTTTACAATATACTAAACTCTATATGAGATTCATGAATTATGATTTTTATTCCTTAGCTGAATTATTTAAGCTTTACATGCAATAATTGTTAATTACGTGAGTTGGATAGATCTGCATAATCATCTAAATAAATTATGAGTTGGATAGATCTGCATAATCATCTAAACAAACATAACCACAATTAACAATGTTAGTGTCACTACGTTTTCTGGTTTTACCATAATATGATCTCACTAttgttaaaaaattataaatttacatgcaaataattttcttatatataCTGCGGCAAACATTTAACTTTGAAGTTCTACAAATCCTCGGGACAAGAGAAACATTTCGCACGTAAAAATTGCACTACAAAGTTGGAGAAGCTGACCCCTAAAATATCAAATGCAAAAGGCCCACAAACTAAAGAGGGTTTTACAAATTATACGTAAATATTCAATACTTCAAGTGAAAAAAATGGAGTATTTGATAATAAAAATGtgttaaatataaaaaaaaaactaaaaatttatttaatgtcACGACTGCCCTTTTTAGGGTTAATAAACGCGGGTGGTCGCGACTATTAGGACTTTAAGAAAGAGAAATATTCTatggtttcaataaagagtttgaccaaaatatttaatattcaaatagCTGAGGGAAAATCAGAGTAATGTCTTAAATCCAACGAGAAACTGTTACCATTTCATAATCAATAATCCAAGAGTAAAAGGGGTTAAAAATATAATTGTGAAAAATAGTATTAtctcagcggaagcatccaacaGAAAGAGCGAcatcatgtatgaagacacaacgacactcggaatTCCAATAATAACCAGCAAGACTTCAATTTAAGCTCAACACCACCcagctcgtcgccgctcaacctgcacatagggaaaacacatgcagggcagagtactataaaatactcagtggacttatgccgaaaacaagttatcaaaaataatatttatcatgccattgtcaggtaaccatcggggttttagctTTAAAAAGGCctgaggcaccaaaatatttcatcGTTCAAATATCGCGGTCGGCCGACCAATTTTCCATAGATgtcaaccatatctgctcatacatgacttggaatgtggccacaaaccaagtcactagaccagCTAACCCGTACGCtggcacacggtctaccataggtgtacactaatccaagtagggtttgcggccctacaaggacccgaattcaatttaaataataatggcaaaaccatttcagataggcacgttaaaatcaaaatacagcatgataaacatattctcatttcATTCTCATTGATAAAATAGTTAGGACatggtccttatttaaaagaaagcccacctcaagtgcttaatccgaaattatatTCTTTTCCTTGCGATCGTGATTCACTTGCGAGATAGcacctttagaatttaaagTAACACATAGATCAACATAAggaatcaagtaaataaataagatgcatgcatcctaaggcTTTGATTACGAATTTTCCCAATTAAAACTTAAGTGTTTCAATTAATTGCGGCCATAAGGCGACGCTGGCCGGCTGCTCCCGTCCCCAACAAATTCCGTGAAGAACGGCCGCCGGAGTCTTTGTGATTCACtcaaattgtttttattttttttatttttatttttattttttatttttttttttatttttattttttatttttatttttttattcaaactcACACTTGTGTAGGAGTAAATTCATTTGGTTTGGCCGAAGGCTacttagtattttaaattagaaGACTAAGCCCAAACTTTGTGTTTCAATTACTTGGACTTTAACTAAACTTATTTAATTGATTATGCTCAACATGAAATTGAGTCAAATAAATATTCCTCaaggaaaggaattatttaaacTCAACATCGTAATTTTTCCATCGCGATGTCAAACTAGTAAAATAAGTTATCTCGTGCACGGACAATAATTCCCAAAATAACAATTACATCCACCAAGCATCAACTATTTAATATGCCACTTCACATAGTAAACAAAAATTAACTCAGACAATGCACCGTCAAAACCTAAATCAAATTAGGTCACAAGAATATCAAATAATCATTTCACGCACTTCGCGgcattaaaattattaaatgaaaaaattagggttcaaaaagtggggtgTTACATTTAAAGTTTGTAATGTTGGTTTCTGGAATTACAAGATATAAACCGaacgtaatacaacccaaaagaaggaatacaaaaggacAAACTGAAATGGAATTACAACGGAAAAACGAAACAAAAACCGTAAACTGTAgtcttagccgagtcgaggaatcctcttttcgcaagacgagatacgccccggtagtgttctcggattggcgtttcgtccccaaatataaaacggctacgtctctggtgaagcagcactgctatcagcagagctccggtgaactggatggaggagaggacagagcttcgacagaaagaaaatgcagagagggagagagcttatgatgcaaatGCTTGTGAATGGTGTGAGGAATGCATGGAATGGatagcctatttataggttcagtccactgcaggggtcaacagccatgatggttGTCATCAGCAACCGCTGAGCGTTACAAGGCGTTGCAAACCGTTACGTAGCTGGAGAGGTTGATCCTGAATGGATGTATAGGGACACGCTGCGCGTCTAGGTTCGTTCACGGCGTGGACTTCATCACGTGTCAGCCACATTGGCTTTAACGCGTCATACTGACGAGGTGTCATCCCGTTTGGCTCGCTGACAAGGACACggtggtggtctaaaaagaactagACCAGCCTCGGGTCGAACCCAAGCACCGATCCCCACGACCAGGCCCAAAGAACagtccaaagaccaattgccaagatccaaggacAAGGACAAGgacacgggcacgggctcgagGCTCGCGGCTTGCGGCGTGGCGGACGGCGACAGCGCGCGTGTGGGTTCTATAGCCCATCtaagtccactataattattacatgtaataatcctTATTAAATACCTAATTAATAAGGTTGtaactttcaatgtgggataattaactctcttaattaatcccataactTCTCTCATAGCTTATTTAAATAGTttgcaattttgcacaacttaatccattatttctcactaactgggaatcggatttgagaaaattaatataccaaggtcatctactccgaatgtagatcgacgctatgtcatttaatttcacaaaattaaatgtctcattggAAGTATTAATTGTCAAAGTCCTTTGACCGGACATACGATTCCAACAAttccccacatgagtggaaatagccaaatgcatatgcatgcagacacaaactcaaccctcgagaggtatataagcataaggatatgtagtttttagctttgaaccatccattgTCAACGCCATCGGAGACACATGCGGCCTTCtacgcgatgctttgaactattcctccacggcgtgcaccgagacaatggtgttaacacttaaacacctcaacctcatccgttcttaCGTTTTGTGTCCTTTGTGACCTTGGAcatcactttggattcataagtgtgttatttGAAGTAGCCACACTtaacacttacataggtgattcctagtccagtatcttgccatactcggtctctttgagaactcaatctccttgAGATCCTTATgagtcattaaaagtcatagacttagcctcaccACAAGGCAAAttttccaacactctattgctctctaggcaatagatatagatgagtgtttcatACGAACTCTCATAgtttagttttcccattgaaccaagttcttgggatctccagtcatcatggttgggttaccactatgacaattctttagtttgtggatttaaaacccattccctctagcaacttgttcacttgatcacggtttaacccgtTGGTTAgtggatccgctagattatctattgacttcacatagtcaattgtaatcaaacctgttgtgatcaaatgtcccacggtattatgtcgtcgatgAATATGTCGAAACTTACCGTTGTAGAAGCTATTGTTTGTCGTTCCAATAGCAGATTGGCTATCACAGTGGATCAACACtagtggcactggcttagaccaacctgaaatatcttcaaggaagttcttaagccattcggcttcttccccagctttatctaaagctatgattTCCGACTCCATGGTTGaacgggctatacatgtctgtttcgaGGATTTCCACGAAacaacaccacccccaatagtaaagacgtatccacttgttgaaagtgaatcTTTgttgtcggatatccaatttgcatcacagtatccttcaagtaccgggggtatctcgaaaagtgtagcccatgattttgagtactccctccgtctcaagatATTAGACTCATTTCTTTTGACACAAGAATTTAGGAGGTGTTGTTTAGTGGTGTAAGTGGAGTTGGTAATAAAGtaaatttttaccataaatagaaatAGCTCAAGTACGTTGGGACACCCCAAAGTGGTATACgagtctaatatcttgggacggagggaggatgttttaagtatctcaaaacccttactagagctctccaatgctctttgcttggattactcgtgtaacgactcaacttgttcatggcacaagcaatgtctggtcgagtgcaattagtcaaataCAGAATGCAcacaatgacccgtgcatattcttcttgtgcaacgggttcgcctttgtttttgctcaagtgaacatcgagttcaattggagtcttaactgacgcgccatcataggcattgaatttcttcaatattttatcaacataatgagattgtgttaagatg
The sequence above is a segment of the Salvia splendens isolate huo1 unplaced genomic scaffold, SspV2 ctg404, whole genome shotgun sequence genome. Coding sequences within it:
- the LOC121790075 gene encoding uncharacterized protein LOC121790075, which translates into the protein MDDFTVYGDTFDQGLNSLNKVLERCRQKDLVQNFEKCHFMVTVEIVLGHVVSSRGIEVDQAKVAVIAKLPYPTNQKKIGDFLGHAGFYRQFIIDFAKIAQPLTRLLQNNVEFEFSNAWKAAFQLLKDRLISSPIIRTPDWSHPFEVMCDARDYAIGAVLGQKINGKSYVIFYASKTLNQAQKNDYTTEKEMLSVVYAFEKFRPYLLCAKVIVYTDHAAIKYLIAKKESKSRLIRWVLLLQEFDWEAVDKKGSENTVANHLSRIMQEDNGEAISDAFLEDHLYLIKSTSSLQWINRAERIDQADRGREIQHRHKEPWFADKANYPVTGELPGNDEATRAQKQKLKSDSRYFYWDDPYLWKLGADQVIRRCTPDWEQDDVLVHCHALACGGHFGPKKTARKVLDNDFYWPSIHKDAYEFSKRCPRWQLTGGISAKDEMPQIPTIVCEILDVWGMNFMGPFPSSESNLHILVAVDYVSNWIGAKATRTCESRTIEALMRKYGIHHRLSTPYHPQSNGQAEVSNKEIKAILEKTANPTRKDWSRRLEDALWAYRTAFKTPIGMSPYWLVLGKMCYFPVGVEHQVFWAIKEMNLNAESGAEERRMQLQELEELRLDAYNSAMWYKREDKMWHYKNLRKKELKVGQKVLLFQSRLKLMPGKLRSRWTGPYTIIAMRANGEIEHQGSEPDSSSFLVNGHREKPYRDGMEVCVVYDIPLLMPNSRR
- the LOC121790076 gene encoding uncharacterized protein LOC121790076, yielding MSLGELRGNEWKIPSMVQQPGRENISEVSLRSGKIYQSPSPPAVSLVSMLGPSHQEEEESSGVDQARGRDKGKAKMEGETLGESQGEEAEKVKPYPYRGMVTRKKDATIDVASMFKEIEVKVPLLMALKMPPISKFIKDYLAGKVNEDGRMITEENVSAVIQRSDLPSKKTDPEMFTLPISIGDIQVEHAMCDLGASINVLPYAIYKKLGEAKLVNTDIVIQLADRSCIHLEGILEDVIVKVNNFLYPADFFVIKMTEPAAKESSGVLLGRPFLSTASTIIDVRNGMKSLDFNGEAMKRPSDSENVYSVDVTEPLVQEYLEEEFLHRQFADSLWMKKLREKSQNGMKP